In Zingiber officinale cultivar Zhangliang chromosome 6A, Zo_v1.1, whole genome shotgun sequence, a single genomic region encodes these proteins:
- the LOC121995204 gene encoding uncharacterized protein LOC121995204 has translation MEDSGRINVTMTTGEYELFKEAKKRATSKKQQTTASRPKKLPEKGKSIIPREECRSEPEEKVSFSSKILEEKLPKGYRPPAIGEYNDSKDPEDHLCKFRNATLLHQYNDAVKCRVFLNTLSSSAQKWFDGLPHGSITCFSDFKIAFLRHFASSRKYQKTDHCLFALKQGSAEPLRSYIKRFNQVTQDIPSATSERLMSAFSHGLTEGEFFRDLIRNPVRNFDEMLEKAASYINVEEAQAARRKADKPPPATNRPERRAPQLPAQPLPRAQDARPTFHPGQDTRPVPRVAAVQIPRPGPWGPRYCTYHRSHTHSTSDCAQFARDSRRAAELGCHPQS, from the exons atggaggacTCGGGACGAATCAATGTGACCATGACTACGggagagtacgagctcttcaaggaggccaagaagCGGGCGACCTCAAAAAAGCAGCAAACAACCGCCTCTCGACCAAAAAAGCTACCTGAG AAAGGGAAGTCTATCATCCCGCGCGAAGAATGTCGGTCAGAACCGGAAGAGAAAGTGTCTTTCTCCTCCAAAATCTTGGAAGAGAAGCTACCCAAAGGGTACCGACCCCCTGCTATTGGGGAATACAACGACAGCAAAGATCCTGAAGACCATCTCTGCAAGTTCAGGAACGCGACCCTGCTACATCAGTACAACGATGCCGTTAAATGTCGCGTGTTCCTGAACACTCTATCGAGCTCTGCCCAGAAATGGTTTGATGGGCTGCCACACGGGTCCATCACCTGCTTCTCCGACTTTAAGATTGCTTTCCTGCGCCACTTCGCCAGTAGCAGGAAGTACCAGAAAACCGACCATTGCTTGTTCGCTCTCAAGCAAGGGTCTGCCGAGCCATTAAGAAGCTATATCAAGCGCTTCAATCAAGTGACCCAGGACATTCCCTCGGCCACATCCGAGAGACTCATGAGTGCCTTCTCCCATGGGCTGACTGAGGGAGAGTTCTTCAGAGACCTCATCAGAAATCCCGTAAGGAATTTCGATGAGATGCTGGAGAAGGCAGCCAGCTACATAAATGTGGAGGAAGCGCAGGCGGCGCGAAGAAAGGCAGACAAGCCACCTCCCGCTACTAACAGACCAGAGAGAAGAGCACCTCAACTGCCTGCTCAACCTCTCCCACGTGCTCAGGACGCTCGACCGACTTTCCACCCTGGTCAGGACACCCGACCGGTACCACGTGTAGCCGCAGTCCAGATCCCTCGACCTGGACCTTGGGGACCACGTTACTGTACTTACCATCGGTCGCACACGCATTCCACTAGTGATTGTGCGCAATTTGCAAGGGACTCCCGTCGTGCCGCTGAGCTGGGCTGCCACCCCCAGAGCTAG